The following coding sequences lie in one Crassostrea angulata isolate pt1a10 chromosome 10, ASM2561291v2, whole genome shotgun sequence genomic window:
- the LOC128166998 gene encoding rhodopsin-like — protein MDYLHSPFELSQPPDNIHWREERAPLGALCYLLNIIGIVGNTVVLYIFLTRMPASNYRVFVMSLSGLDLSMCIDHVIKELNRMFIIYRQFEDVLQTHICAMGNYIGYLAGVPALPIVTFIAFERYRKICTPFKPQITIKRSKIMCIVSILLCVPIVSPVYEIYGVRFVKVDNITATRCDTKNKYDYSVLPFVFPLFTFISVSFNIVAILIFQIKIRNALVQKAKSKMRMKNLKNTTILKVVAGTANQEEAKKPQPSVEDQEAAKNRRIAITFSIVTSMLVISFVTLNIFHLAQGIERYVSPNREISKVEDVVNEYVPDAIILNGILNPFVYFVTDNQFRQEVFKLCGRNI, from the coding sequence ATGGATTATCTACATTCGCCTTTCGAATTATCGCAACCACCAGACAACATACATTGGAGGGAAGAACGGGCACCGCTAGGGGCGCTATGTTATCTCCTAAACATCATAGGAATTGTCGGCAACACCGTAGTCTTGTACATATTTCTAACGCGCATGCCGGCCTCAAACTACAGAGTGTTCGTTATGTCTCTATCAGGTCTAGATCTTTCTATGTGTATCGATCACGttattaaagaattaaataGAATGTTCATTATCTATCGACAATTTGAGGACGTGTTACAAACACATATTTGTGCAATGGGTAACTATATAGGTTACTTAGCAGGAGTCCCTGCTCTCCCTATTGTTACTTTCATTGCATTTGAGAGATACAGAAAAATTTGTACCCCGTTCAAGCCCCAAATCACTATCAAGCGTTCAAAAATTATGTGCATTGTTTCCATATTGCTGTGTGTTCCAATAGTGTCCCCCGTCTATGAAATATACGGGGTGAGGTTTGTCAAGGTAGATAACATCACGGCAACAAGATGCGATACTAAAAACAAGTATGACTATTCGGTACTACCTTTTGTATTTCCTCTCTTCACATTTATATCTGTTTCGTTCAATATTGTTGctatattaatatttcaaatcaaaatacgGAATGCTCTCGTGCAAAAAGCAAAGTCAAAAATGAggatgaaaaatttgaaaaacacgACAATATTAAAAGTTGTCGCGGGAACAGCAAATCAGGAAGAAGCGAAAAAGCCGCAACCATCGGTCGAAGACCAGGAAGCGGCCAAGAACAGACGGATTGCGATAACTTTTTCCATTGTTACCTCCATGCTTGTGATAAGTTTTGtaactttgaatatctttcaTCTGGCTCAAGGAATTGAAAGATACGTGTCTCCAAATAGGGAAATCTCTAAAGTCGAAGATGTTGTGAATGAATATGTTCCAGACGCCATTATTCTTAATGGAATTCTGAATCCATTCGTCTACTTCGTCACTGACAACCAATTTCGTCAAGAAGTTTTTAAACTGTGTGGTCGAAACATATAA